One stretch of Rosistilla oblonga DNA includes these proteins:
- a CDS encoding sterol desaturase family protein yields the protein MNTANTKPQQLLHSPPAGAEYRLFGAAGTGGAYNSHFVAGAIFIGLAAVGAIDWWLAIWLDSCLAIGLLLDRRTMNRKLALRAMPGQMLLYSQVALRAAVHLLPYYLFAFVLYLGMAPVILPLNFAISSFAMLYGFYMAIRIYWLVRYLWVLHFHWERAGRTFQTHQANLKTRSSAIRHVLWAFFLGNVGLVVRCSSQVITIAGFEYLRQRLNLDLTKHPDLSGHMMTIFWGTTAIWLATFWFALQPAFLIYYRVHRTFHTCRPLYDSVHSIHHRGVLPTQLDSGTISPLEFALTELNLPAATLVPNWYWTLGQIILALAGHFPSHDTNTWMKTGHHHLLHHRLFNVNFGLIAREDKRYGSYYCEPSKATAPSSGPVEADLPPRRRQAVAAMAGEDD from the coding sequence ATGAATACAGCAAACACGAAGCCACAACAACTTCTTCACTCGCCACCGGCGGGCGCTGAATACCGGCTCTTCGGGGCGGCGGGAACCGGTGGTGCGTACAACAGCCATTTCGTGGCCGGCGCGATCTTCATTGGTCTGGCAGCCGTTGGTGCCATCGATTGGTGGTTGGCGATCTGGCTGGACAGCTGCCTAGCGATCGGATTGCTGTTGGACCGCCGGACGATGAATCGCAAGTTGGCGTTGCGAGCGATGCCGGGGCAGATGCTGCTGTACTCTCAAGTCGCCCTCCGCGCCGCGGTCCACTTGCTGCCCTATTACCTGTTCGCGTTTGTGCTGTACCTCGGAATGGCACCGGTTATCCTGCCGCTAAATTTCGCGATCAGTAGCTTCGCGATGTTGTACGGCTTCTACATGGCGATCCGGATCTATTGGTTGGTTCGCTATCTGTGGGTGCTCCATTTTCATTGGGAGCGAGCCGGCCGCACGTTTCAAACTCATCAAGCCAATCTTAAAACTCGCAGCTCCGCGATCCGACACGTTTTGTGGGCGTTCTTTCTCGGCAACGTCGGGCTGGTCGTGCGATGTTCCAGTCAGGTGATCACGATCGCTGGGTTTGAATACCTACGGCAGAGGTTGAATCTGGATCTCACCAAACATCCCGATCTCAGCGGTCACATGATGACGATCTTCTGGGGAACGACGGCGATCTGGTTGGCAACGTTCTGGTTTGCACTACAGCCTGCGTTTCTGATCTATTACCGCGTTCACAGAACCTTTCACACCTGCCGACCGCTCTACGACAGCGTCCACAGCATTCATCATCGCGGCGTGTTACCGACACAACTCGACTCGGGAACCATCTCGCCGTTGGAGTTTGCACTGACCGAGTTAAATCTGCCCGCCGCCACTCTCGTCCCGAATTGGTACTGGACGCTCGGCCAGATCATCTTGGCACTGGCGGGGCATTTCCCCTCGCACGACACAAACACCTGGATGAAGACTGGCCACCACCACCTTCTGCACCACCGTTTGTTCAACGTCAATTTCGGCTTGATCGCTCGCGAGGACAAACGCTACGGATCGTATTATTGCGAACCATCGAAGGCGACAGCACCGTCGAGCGGGCCGGTCGAAGCAGATCTGCCACCGCGCCGGCGGCAAGCGGTTGCCGCCATGGCGGGCGAGGACGACTGA
- a CDS encoding sigma-70 family RNA polymerase sigma factor — MIIALNKFPGFQVATKPLFDWFDSDGIAAIIDQVGDVESLRRAPMSQVNREKQRLLSQEIEFIDNPRFYEAGAGERLFDVAIDLQRTSESKRSFGEGLPTHLDRLCTASLLGPENEPLLFERMNFLLCMAEQCRKRLAYTKTVVQEIDRIHWLLALAAWHRDRIIEANLRLVFSIVKKFVNPMNTFDDLLADGMLALIRAVEKFDYSRGFRFSTYATQVVRRNSYQLVVQRQTDDSRLVVGLDEAGIAESGVPREPFMSEQRWHSLRARLGELLDMLDRREKLIIRARFSIGPHSKVQTLQAIASRLGISKERVRQIESRAIAKLQEMAAGAEVPELTGA; from the coding sequence ATGATTATTGCTTTAAATAAGTTTCCCGGCTTTCAAGTCGCAACGAAGCCGTTGTTCGATTGGTTTGACTCCGATGGGATCGCGGCGATCATCGATCAGGTGGGCGATGTGGAAAGTCTGCGGCGAGCGCCGATGTCGCAGGTCAATCGGGAAAAGCAGCGGCTGTTGAGCCAAGAGATCGAGTTCATCGACAACCCGCGGTTTTACGAAGCTGGCGCCGGGGAGCGATTATTCGACGTCGCGATCGACCTGCAGCGGACCTCCGAATCAAAACGGAGTTTCGGTGAGGGGTTGCCTACGCATTTGGACCGGTTGTGTACCGCCAGTTTGCTGGGTCCAGAGAACGAGCCGTTGTTGTTCGAACGGATGAATTTTCTACTGTGCATGGCAGAGCAGTGCCGCAAGCGGCTTGCCTACACCAAGACGGTCGTCCAAGAGATCGATCGCATTCATTGGTTGTTGGCACTTGCCGCGTGGCACCGTGATCGGATCATCGAAGCGAATCTGCGATTGGTCTTTTCGATCGTAAAGAAGTTTGTCAATCCGATGAACACTTTCGACGACTTGTTGGCCGACGGAATGCTGGCATTGATCCGAGCGGTTGAGAAGTTCGATTATTCGCGCGGCTTCCGATTCAGCACCTACGCGACGCAAGTTGTCCGCCGCAATTCCTACCAATTGGTCGTGCAACGGCAAACCGACGATTCGCGATTAGTCGTCGGTCTCGATGAGGCGGGGATCGCCGAATCGGGTGTGCCTCGCGAGCCCTTCATGTCCGAACAGCGGTGGCATTCGCTTCGCGCTCGGCTTGGGGAGCTGTTGGACATGCTGGACCGCCGGGAGAAGCTGATCATTCGCGCACGGTTTTCGATCGGTCCGCACAGCAAGGTGCAGACGCTGCAGGCTATCGCATCGCGTCTGGGGATCTCCAAGGAACGAGTCCGCCAGATCGAATCGCGGGCGATCGCCAAGCTTCAGGAAATGGCCGCTGGTGCGGAAGTTCCCGAACTCACGGGTGCGTAA
- a CDS encoding helix-turn-helix domain-containing protein: MSSVQYSPKQIAAAMRVSESSVKRWCDRGLIPTIKTVGGHRRISVESLAQFLRDTKRTLTDPDKLGGYDEPVVALQPAPVVSDVSDEVGTFTTALLNGDEATCRQIIHQAYRRNNSFIDVAAQVVCSSMRLVGEMWESGRTDVLQERYGCEICFRLVNELAQYIQLPSSDAPLAIGCAPPGDQYQLPTHLVELVLRETGWNARSLGNNMPLKTMLDVVHQYKPRMVWVSISTIEDRGVFVDAFNDFAKQLPKEVVLVAGGRAMDDDLRPRLNYTAHCDNFYQLAGLASAMLTRREA, encoded by the coding sequence GTGAGTTCAGTCCAATATTCCCCGAAGCAAATCGCCGCAGCGATGCGAGTCAGCGAATCATCAGTCAAGCGCTGGTGTGACCGCGGGCTGATTCCGACGATCAAGACCGTCGGTGGGCACCGGCGTATCTCGGTGGAATCGCTGGCTCAGTTCCTCCGCGATACCAAGCGAACGCTCACCGATCCAGACAAACTCGGCGGTTACGACGAACCGGTTGTCGCGCTGCAGCCCGCGCCCGTTGTGAGCGACGTCAGCGATGAGGTGGGGACGTTCACGACGGCCCTATTAAATGGAGATGAGGCGACCTGCCGGCAGATCATCCATCAAGCCTATCGCCGCAACAACAGCTTTATCGATGTCGCCGCACAAGTCGTCTGCTCTTCGATGCGGCTGGTCGGCGAAATGTGGGAGAGCGGCCGAACCGACGTCCTGCAGGAAAGATACGGATGTGAGATCTGTTTCCGTTTGGTCAACGAGTTGGCGCAATACATTCAGCTGCCAAGCTCCGACGCACCGCTAGCAATCGGTTGTGCGCCGCCCGGCGATCAGTACCAACTGCCGACGCATCTTGTCGAGTTGGTGTTGCGCGAGACCGGTTGGAACGCTCGGTCGCTTGGTAACAACATGCCACTCAAGACGATGCTCGACGTCGTCCACCAGTACAAACCGCGAATGGTTTGGGTCAGTATCTCTACGATCGAAGATCGCGGCGTGTTTGTCGACGCGTTCAATGATTTCGCAAAGCAGCTGCCGAAAGAAGTCGTCCTCGTCGCAGGTGGACGCGCGATGGACGACGATCTACGCCCGCGGTTGAACTACACAGCTCACTGCGACAACTTCTATCAACTCGCCGGACTCGCCTCGGCGATGCTCACCCGCCGCGAAGCGTGA
- a CDS encoding PhoPQ-activated pathogenicity-related family protein, with the protein MKWICSLFLLFPLLSQAVCCGQDVATEMSLAEMVMQRDDAYGWEICDRGQISDCEYLQLHLTSQRWQGVTWQHTLIVILPPQVDPQQNNALMLIDGGRWKESWNENGPGALPLPETAKLMAVMARDLKTPVAIIRQVPFQPMMGGLHEDALIAMTLKKYYETEDRSWPLLPAMARAASRALDAVTEVAQQEWKLQLDSFTVTGASKRGWTTYLLGATDPRVKAIAPMVIDMLNMEPQMKHQLASWGAYSPQIEDYTKLGLQKSIGTPAGNELMQMIDPYTQREKLTMPKLVILGTNDPYWPVDAQQFYFEDLPKPRTLLNIPNNGHGLKDISRMIGSISALHRSMITKTPLPILQSECIDQAGNTAIVASSDQPPSRVYGWIARSKSRDFRDARWHAKALSADADGTWRLPLAKPEEGYVVGMIEAQYDGPTTFPLSITTMVKVVPGLPADVEEAAGN; encoded by the coding sequence ATGAAATGGATTTGTAGTTTGTTCTTGTTGTTCCCGCTGCTGTCGCAAGCGGTCTGTTGTGGGCAGGACGTCGCCACCGAGATGTCGCTCGCCGAGATGGTGATGCAGCGCGATGATGCTTACGGTTGGGAGATCTGCGACCGCGGGCAGATTTCCGATTGCGAGTACCTGCAGTTGCATTTGACTTCGCAGCGTTGGCAGGGCGTAACGTGGCAGCATACGTTGATCGTGATCCTACCGCCGCAGGTCGACCCTCAACAGAACAACGCGCTGATGTTGATCGATGGAGGACGTTGGAAGGAGAGCTGGAATGAAAACGGTCCCGGCGCGTTGCCGCTGCCCGAGACAGCGAAGTTGATGGCGGTGATGGCTCGCGATCTGAAGACTCCCGTGGCCATCATCCGTCAGGTGCCGTTCCAGCCGATGATGGGCGGACTGCACGAGGATGCATTGATCGCCATGACGTTGAAGAAGTACTACGAGACGGAGGACCGATCATGGCCGCTGTTGCCCGCTATGGCGCGAGCCGCGTCGCGGGCGTTGGACGCCGTCACCGAAGTCGCTCAACAGGAGTGGAAGCTGCAGCTCGATTCGTTCACCGTCACCGGAGCCAGCAAGCGCGGCTGGACGACGTATTTGTTGGGAGCCACCGATCCACGCGTCAAAGCGATCGCACCGATGGTGATCGACATGTTGAACATGGAACCGCAGATGAAGCATCAACTGGCCTCATGGGGAGCTTATTCGCCGCAGATCGAAGACTACACAAAGCTCGGTTTGCAGAAATCGATCGGCACGCCGGCTGGGAACGAATTGATGCAGATGATCGATCCCTACACCCAGCGGGAAAAGCTGACGATGCCGAAGCTGGTCATTCTAGGGACCAACGATCCCTATTGGCCTGTCGATGCTCAGCAGTTCTACTTCGAAGATCTTCCCAAGCCGCGGACGCTGTTGAACATCCCCAACAACGGTCATGGACTGAAAGACATCTCGCGGATGATCGGTTCGATCTCGGCGCTGCATCGCAGCATGATCACCAAGACCCCGCTGCCAATATTGCAGTCGGAGTGCATCGACCAAGCGGGAAACACCGCGATCGTCGCCAGCAGCGACCAACCGCCGAGCCGTGTTTACGGTTGGATCGCGCGATCGAAGAGCCGCGATTTCCGTGACGCTCGCTGGCACGCAAAAGCGTTGTCCGCCGACGCCGATGGAACGTGGCGGCTGCCGTTGGCGAAGCCCGAGGAGGGCTATGTGGTCGGGATGATCGAAGCTCAATACGACGGTCCGACGACTTTTCCGCTGTCGATCACGACGATGGTGAAAGTTGTCCCCGGATTGCCAGCTGACGTGGAAGAGGCTGCCGGGAACTAG
- a CDS encoding DUF6797 domain-containing protein, giving the protein MPFAASADDDAPSVLRQENLAAWCIVPFDAKRRGPAERAAMLKELGIRRCAYDWRAEHVPTFEQEILEYKKQGIEFFAFWSHHEAAFKLFEKYDLHPQIWQTLADPGDRADGDKVEAAAQQLLPLAQRTKQIGSQLGLYNHGGWGGEPRNLIAVCQRLRELGHDHVGIVYNFHHGHGTIDDWDAAFSQMKPYLICLNLNGMNAKAEPKILGIGKGAHELSMIRKVVESGYDGPIGILDHRNQLDARDSLQENLDGLAWVRRELNEPGSGGPKPATATPTPDSQHSGRLFPGADAYRKPPITVECRVRLNRRDQYNILVASDTKQSSDHWELFSMNGSGRLTAYLPGKKPDHVHSQAMICDRKPHTIAMHYESDRARLYVDGRKVADQAIEPMGRGGSIPGGLGVGRLVKGGPRLAGDIEWLRISKGVRPLPADPQASVERDDATIGWWDFRKPAKPAEGSQSSTMPPTAPQPQQSPYDPKLVETLVSEAPVRGDAIRGARVFADAKLACLSCHRVGPVGGEVGPSLSNVAAQRNLKQIVESVLWPQREVQPEYKTWNVLTAEGKIIAGYKHRETEDQLTLRDPASGALIAIDTAEIEHESPGGSLMPAGLTAAMDLQQQLDLFCFLSQLGRDSQPLEDAWLAALTRAQNHAPMEFPVTQEPLQPNNYRFWRHAVNRDRHFDFYTKQAEYFRQQSQVPMLLSPFPGLDGGQQGHWGNQNETTWASDDWNQADLGSVQAGVFRGNGVTVPRGVCVRLGDEHELSACFNPDTLTFDAVWKGGFVRIDSVRHGFVGGLRMQGKPVPLPDQSAPDKPFQYKGFYRHGDRVVFAYKIDGVDFLDTAWFENGEFSRERAPIEEHSLRHVVRGGPSRWPQALETKITPGTGRPFAIDSIDLPLDNPWRMPIFCGGIDFLPNGNALVCTMQGDVWRVSGLDSEPTKPGKARWRRFAAGLHHALGIVVSDGEIYVQCRDQLTRLTDLNGDGEADFYECFSNAFETSPAGHDYICGLQRDAAGNFYTASGNQGLLRISPDGQRADVVATGFRNPDGLGLLSERTITVPVSEGSWTPASMIHAVDLSLASDVGDPPHFGYGGPRNGKPPQLPLAYLPRGLDNSSGGQTQVPEERFGPLAGQMLHYSFGAGSWFVVLRDEVDGQSQGAVVPMAGDFRSGIHRGRFRSADGHLYVAGMSGWGSYTPDHGCLERVRFTGEAFQVPTGFHTHRNGIRVDFALPVDTSIATDVGRQFAQCWNYRYSGAYGSPEYSPTHPGVAGHDPLEIRSVHPCGDGRSIFLEIPDLQPVNQLHLRLQVNDDATPSCNPAGSGHDLFVTVHKLDAPYEDFDGYRPRQKTIAAHPMLVDLETNAVRVSNPWSDAIEGARKIELRTGKNLTFAKRELRVGVGEAIELTLINPDVVPHNWVLVRPGTLPQVGQLANALIADPAAFARQYVPETDDVLVYTDIVAAGDRQRVAFHAPTIPGRYPFLCTFPGHWMVMNGIMVVGEN; this is encoded by the coding sequence GTGCCGTTCGCCGCGTCAGCTGACGACGACGCGCCGAGCGTCTTGCGACAAGAGAATCTCGCCGCATGGTGTATTGTTCCCTTTGACGCCAAGCGACGCGGGCCAGCCGAGCGGGCAGCGATGTTGAAGGAGCTTGGCATCCGACGCTGTGCCTACGATTGGCGTGCCGAACATGTGCCGACGTTTGAGCAGGAGATTCTGGAATATAAGAAGCAAGGGATCGAGTTCTTCGCATTCTGGAGTCACCACGAAGCGGCATTCAAGCTGTTCGAGAAGTACGACCTGCATCCGCAGATCTGGCAGACGTTGGCCGATCCGGGCGATCGAGCTGATGGGGACAAGGTCGAAGCAGCCGCGCAACAATTGCTGCCGTTGGCCCAGCGGACGAAGCAGATCGGTTCTCAACTGGGACTCTACAATCACGGCGGTTGGGGTGGAGAGCCGAGAAATCTAATCGCTGTTTGCCAGCGTCTGCGCGAACTGGGGCATGATCATGTTGGCATTGTCTACAACTTTCATCATGGACATGGGACGATAGACGATTGGGACGCGGCGTTCTCGCAGATGAAGCCGTATTTGATTTGTCTAAATCTGAACGGCATGAACGCCAAGGCGGAACCGAAGATTCTCGGCATCGGTAAAGGAGCCCACGAGCTGTCGATGATCCGCAAGGTGGTCGAGAGCGGATACGACGGACCGATCGGAATCTTGGACCATCGTAACCAATTGGATGCCCGCGATTCACTGCAGGAAAATCTCGATGGGTTGGCTTGGGTTCGCCGCGAGCTAAACGAACCGGGCAGCGGAGGTCCTAAACCTGCAACCGCCACGCCGACGCCGGACTCCCAGCATAGCGGCCGTCTGTTTCCGGGGGCGGATGCTTACCGGAAGCCGCCGATCACAGTCGAATGCCGCGTTAGGCTCAATCGCCGCGATCAATACAACATCCTGGTCGCCAGCGACACGAAGCAATCCTCCGACCACTGGGAGCTGTTTTCGATGAACGGCAGCGGTCGCTTGACCGCTTATCTGCCGGGCAAGAAGCCCGACCACGTGCATTCGCAAGCGATGATCTGCGATCGGAAACCGCATACGATCGCGATGCATTACGAATCGGATCGCGCCAGGTTGTACGTCGACGGCCGCAAGGTGGCTGATCAAGCGATCGAACCCATGGGCCGCGGCGGATCGATTCCCGGCGGATTGGGAGTTGGACGGTTGGTCAAAGGTGGACCGCGGTTGGCGGGGGATATCGAGTGGTTGCGAATATCTAAAGGTGTCCGCCCGTTACCAGCCGATCCGCAAGCCAGCGTCGAGCGAGATGATGCGACCATCGGTTGGTGGGATTTTCGCAAGCCAGCAAAACCGGCTGAGGGATCGCAATCATCGACGATGCCGCCGACTGCACCGCAGCCGCAGCAGAGTCCCTACGATCCCAAGCTTGTCGAGACGCTGGTTTCCGAAGCACCTGTCCGCGGCGATGCGATCCGTGGTGCGCGTGTCTTCGCCGATGCAAAGCTCGCGTGTTTGTCGTGCCATCGCGTGGGGCCGGTGGGAGGCGAGGTGGGGCCATCGCTTTCAAACGTTGCGGCTCAGCGCAATTTGAAACAGATCGTCGAATCGGTGTTATGGCCACAGCGAGAGGTTCAGCCCGAATACAAGACTTGGAATGTGCTGACCGCCGAGGGAAAGATCATCGCGGGCTACAAGCATCGTGAAACAGAGGATCAGCTGACGCTGCGCGATCCTGCGTCGGGAGCGTTGATCGCGATCGATACTGCGGAGATCGAACACGAATCGCCCGGCGGCAGCCTGATGCCGGCAGGGCTCACGGCGGCGATGGACCTCCAGCAACAGTTGGATCTGTTTTGCTTTTTGAGTCAATTGGGACGCGATTCCCAACCGCTCGAAGACGCATGGCTCGCAGCGCTCACGCGTGCTCAGAATCATGCGCCGATGGAATTCCCTGTCACTCAAGAACCTTTGCAACCGAACAACTATCGATTCTGGCGACACGCGGTCAATCGCGACCGACACTTCGATTTCTACACCAAACAAGCGGAGTACTTCCGGCAGCAGTCGCAAGTGCCGATGCTGCTGTCGCCGTTCCCTGGACTCGACGGCGGCCAACAGGGACATTGGGGCAATCAGAACGAAACGACCTGGGCCAGCGACGATTGGAACCAAGCCGATTTGGGATCGGTGCAAGCGGGAGTCTTTCGTGGCAATGGCGTCACCGTCCCCCGCGGCGTCTGCGTTCGCTTAGGCGACGAACATGAACTGTCCGCCTGCTTCAACCCCGACACGTTGACCTTCGATGCGGTTTGGAAAGGTGGATTCGTTCGGATCGATTCGGTGCGTCATGGCTTTGTCGGTGGATTGCGAATGCAAGGCAAACCGGTTCCCCTGCCGGATCAATCGGCTCCCGATAAACCGTTCCAATACAAAGGGTTCTATCGGCACGGGGATCGCGTCGTGTTTGCTTACAAGATCGATGGCGTCGATTTCCTCGATACGGCTTGGTTCGAGAATGGTGAGTTCAGCCGCGAGCGTGCGCCGATCGAGGAGCATTCGCTGCGGCATGTGGTTCGCGGCGGCCCCAGTCGCTGGCCACAGGCGTTGGAGACGAAGATCACGCCCGGTACGGGACGGCCCTTTGCAATCGACAGCATCGATCTGCCGCTCGACAACCCTTGGCGGATGCCGATCTTTTGCGGAGGAATCGACTTTCTGCCCAATGGCAACGCGTTGGTCTGCACGATGCAGGGGGATGTGTGGCGGGTGAGCGGTCTGGATTCGGAGCCCACAAAACCTGGGAAGGCACGTTGGCGGCGGTTTGCCGCCGGCCTGCACCATGCGTTGGGAATTGTCGTTTCCGATGGGGAGATCTACGTGCAGTGCCGCGATCAATTGACTCGGTTGACCGATCTCAACGGCGATGGCGAAGCCGATTTCTACGAGTGTTTTAGCAACGCTTTCGAAACCTCGCCCGCCGGGCACGATTACATCTGCGGGTTGCAACGCGATGCGGCGGGGAATTTTTATACCGCGTCGGGGAATCAGGGACTCCTGCGGATTTCTCCCGACGGCCAGCGAGCCGATGTGGTGGCGACCGGTTTTCGCAATCCCGATGGCTTGGGATTGTTGAGCGAGCGAACGATTACCGTCCCGGTTTCGGAAGGATCTTGGACGCCGGCATCGATGATCCACGCTGTCGATCTTTCACTGGCGAGTGACGTGGGCGATCCGCCTCATTTTGGATATGGCGGCCCACGCAATGGCAAACCGCCACAACTGCCGCTTGCCTACTTGCCGCGCGGACTCGACAATTCCAGCGGCGGACAAACGCAAGTTCCGGAGGAACGCTTTGGACCATTGGCTGGCCAGATGTTGCACTACTCGTTTGGCGCAGGATCTTGGTTTGTCGTGTTGCGAGACGAAGTTGACGGCCAGTCGCAAGGAGCTGTCGTCCCGATGGCGGGTGACTTTCGATCGGGCATTCATCGCGGACGCTTCCGATCGGCCGACGGACATCTGTATGTTGCCGGCATGTCGGGTTGGGGATCGTACACGCCCGACCATGGTTGTTTGGAACGCGTGCGTTTCACCGGCGAAGCGTTTCAAGTTCCGACCGGCTTTCACACGCATCGCAATGGGATCCGCGTCGACTTTGCATTGCCAGTTGATACGTCGATCGCGACCGATGTCGGTCGGCAATTTGCCCAGTGTTGGAATTATCGGTACAGCGGAGCTTACGGTTCGCCGGAATATTCGCCGACACATCCCGGCGTCGCGGGGCACGATCCGTTGGAGATCCGTTCGGTGCATCCCTGCGGCGACGGACGATCGATCTTTCTCGAGATTCCGGATCTGCAGCCCGTCAATCAACTGCATCTGCGATTGCAAGTCAACGACGACGCGACGCCATCATGCAATCCCGCCGGGTCGGGGCACGATCTGTTTGTGACGGTTCACAAACTGGACGCACCGTATGAAGACTTCGACGGCTATCGACCTCGGCAGAAGACGATCGCTGCGCACCCAATGTTGGTCGATCTGGAGACCAATGCCGTGCGGGTGTCGAATCCTTGGAGCGATGCGATCGAAGGGGCGAGGAAGATCGAATTGCGGACCGGTAAGAATCTGACGTTTGCCAAACGCGAATTGCGGGTTGGGGTGGGGGAGGCGATCGAATTGACGCTGATCAATCCCGACGTCGTCCCGCATAATTGGGTTCTGGTTCGCCCCGGGACATTGCCGCAGGTGGGACAACTGGCCAATGCATTGATCGCCGACCCGGCAGCCTTTGCCCGGCAATACGTTCCCGAAACGGACGATGTGTTGGTATACACCGATATCGTTGCGGCGGGGGATCGACAGCGGGTCGCGTTCCATGCGCCAACGATTCCCGGGCGTTATCCATTCTTGTGTACATTTCCTGGCCACTGGATGGTGATGAACGGTATCATGGTCGTCGGCGAAAACTAA
- a CDS encoding TIGR01777 family oxidoreductase — MANKRYLRCVDLPGTIDQAFAYHDRPGALMRLIPPWESVTILRSDNSLQPGSEVELKTKLGPLSIRWLARHELYHPPRLFSDIQVSGPFAYWHHAHRFETGADPKSSRMCDTVDYRLPGGAIGAVLGAGKALRTLDAMFAYRHRTTRDDLQMFVDHDPAPLRIAVSGSTGLVGSCFNNVASLLGHDIVRLLRGEPTNDDASAADAAIYPWSDSFDPESFAGTDAVVHLAGKPIADKRWTPEIKQQIIDSRVTQTRALCEHLAAMQTPPKVLICASAIGIYGDRGDEILSEESEIGEGFLADVGRQWEAACKPAEEAGIRVVNLRIGLALSPQGGALQQLLLPAKLGVNGPVSHGKQWWSWVALDDVIGAIYHAIKTPTLCGPVNVVAPNSVTCGQFARDLGRVLHRPAFIPAPAPILRLALGEMADALLLASTHVVPGKLQASGYRFRFEDLTTCLRHLLGK; from the coding sequence GTGGCGAATAAACGATATCTCCGATGCGTCGATCTGCCGGGGACAATAGATCAAGCGTTTGCCTACCACGATCGCCCCGGGGCTTTGATGCGGCTGATCCCTCCCTGGGAATCTGTCACGATTCTACGCAGCGATAATTCGTTGCAGCCGGGGAGCGAAGTGGAGCTGAAGACGAAGCTGGGGCCGCTGTCGATTCGCTGGCTCGCCCGCCATGAACTCTATCATCCCCCGAGGTTGTTTTCTGATATTCAGGTCTCGGGGCCGTTTGCCTATTGGCACCACGCCCATCGTTTTGAAACCGGTGCCGATCCGAAAAGCTCGCGGATGTGCGACACCGTCGACTATCGATTGCCGGGCGGCGCGATCGGTGCCGTGTTAGGGGCGGGGAAGGCGCTTCGGACTCTCGACGCGATGTTCGCCTACCGCCATCGGACCACGCGCGACGACTTACAGATGTTTGTCGATCACGATCCGGCACCGCTGCGTATCGCTGTCAGCGGATCGACCGGTTTGGTCGGTTCCTGTTTCAACAACGTCGCTTCGCTGTTGGGACACGATATCGTGCGACTGCTGCGCGGTGAGCCGACAAATGATGACGCTTCTGCAGCGGACGCGGCGATCTACCCGTGGAGCGATTCGTTTGACCCCGAATCGTTTGCGGGAACCGACGCGGTCGTTCATCTAGCCGGCAAACCGATCGCCGATAAACGTTGGACCCCGGAGATCAAGCAGCAGATCATCGACAGTCGCGTCACGCAGACGCGAGCCTTGTGCGAACATCTCGCTGCGATGCAAACGCCTCCCAAAGTTCTGATCTGTGCGTCGGCGATCGGGATCTACGGAGACCGGGGCGATGAAATCCTTAGCGAAGAGTCCGAGATCGGCGAGGGATTTTTGGCTGATGTCGGTCGGCAGTGGGAAGCGGCTTGCAAGCCGGCCGAAGAGGCGGGGATCCGCGTCGTCAATCTACGCATTGGTTTGGCGTTGTCGCCCCAAGGGGGTGCGTTGCAGCAGTTGTTGCTGCCAGCGAAGCTCGGCGTCAACGGACCGGTTTCCCATGGCAAACAGTGGTGGAGCTGGGTGGCATTGGATGACGTGATCGGTGCGATCTACCACGCGATCAAAACGCCGACGCTATGCGGACCGGTGAACGTCGTCGCACCCAATTCGGTCACCTGCGGCCAATTCGCTCGCGATCTAGGCAGAGTCCTGCATCGGCCGGCATTCATTCCGGCCCCCGCGCCGATTTTGCGACTGGCGTTGGGAGAGATGGCTGATGCGTTGCTGCTCGCCAGCACGCACGTCGTCCCAGGCAAACTGCAAGCGTCGGGGTATCGCTTCCGTTTCGAAGACCTGACGACCTGTCTCCGGCACCTGCTCGGGAAATGA